The genomic DNA TACGAGTTGCTAACTTTTCTTCCTTGCTAATTTATCTTACGGCTGTTGGGATAAAGTTAGTACAACTCTatgttgttttgagagagggtctcctgtagcccaagctggccctcCAATCCattgtgtagctgaagatgacctttgtcccagttttctttctgtccctgtgaTAAGACCCTGACCAAAACCAGcttaggggaagaaaggatttatgtgGCTTACAGTTTATAGTCTACCCTTGAGGATGGTGGAGGCAAAGAAAGGggcctggaggcagagacagaagcagaggccacagagaaatgctgctgCCTGGCTTGCTCGTTCCTCACAGTTTCTCAGCTTGACTTCTTAGGCAGCCCAGGCCCatgggtggcactgcccacattaGGCTGGGGCCTCCCACATCCACCGTAAATCAGGAAGACACTCCACAGACCCACCCACAGGCCAGTGTAATGGAGGCAgctcctcagctgaggctccctcttcccggATGACTCCAGTTTCTGTCAAGTGACTTTTGGTGCAAACATGGCCTGATGGAAGGACAGTGAGCACACAGCCTGCTTCATTCTCACCAGAGGCAGAAACCAAAAGAGGAGTGCAGCTTTCTGTCACTGAGAGCAGAGTTGGGCCAAGGAGCCCCCTCCTCCCACagccttccccctcctctctctttcattGTCAACGTTACCACTTTCCAAATGCCTTCTCTGTCCTAAGTGACATTAGGTGGCATTCGTGCACAGAGAGAGCCTGGCCACACTGCCGCACAGGCTGCCATTACTGCTCTGGGAGGCTGATGTAGACAGTGTACATGGAGGCCTTCTGACTGAAAAGCAACAAAAGATAGCAGCACATTCCCAGCCTCTCTCAAGGGCTGAGGATgaaggacacagagagacaggataAGGGGTGATGACAATCCAACTTCTGAGGCCAAGGGAGGGACTGGCTTTGATTTGGAAGCATGTGTTGACACCCTTCGGTGATGCGCTTGTAAATACAACCATGGCCAGCGCTGCAGTGACTGTGTTCTTGAAGCCAAAGCCTAGGAGGCCAGGAAGACACAGCAAGAGGGACATGGGCACAGGCAGGGCTCTTCTCCCTCCATCTTTGTGCCAAGGCTTTGGCATGAACCTGACCTCTCATTTCTCGTCAGTGTTTTCTATGCCAGCGGGGTTGGGAACAGTAAGTTAGACAAGGTAGCAGATCCAAGGCACCAGTTGGCGGGTTCCAAATACAGATGTGGAGTCAAGCCTTTCAGCAGTCAAGAGCAAGTGAGACTGGATAGGAACTGCCAGCTATGGGAATGGATGGAGGTGGGGACGGAGGTGGAGCGGCAGAGGACAGTGCCAGGTGGTAAGGCTTGGAGGCCCGGGTGAGCTGTGCACCAGGACATGTGCTGAAGGACAGGGCACACTTTCGGAAGTTAGGTCTTGGTGTATGCTGGGACCCGGTTGTCACTCTCACATAAGCAAGCTCTTgcattcactgagccatctccagagtTCCTCTTTCAAAGGTGTCCCCTTCACTGGATGTGCCCAACTACTAGCCAGAGACAGAGGAGGCCTGTGGGACATTTACCTTTGCATCTGTTGTTCCCTCTATCATGCTAGAGATCATTGAGACAGCAGCAGCATCCATCTTCTGAACTTCTCACCATCCCAAAATAAGTAGCTTCCATTCTGTTGTCACTTCAACCCCTCATTCTGTGAGTTTCTCTGTTTGACTTTGTTAGTGGCTCTATAATATTAGTCTTTTTGTATCTTTGCTATGTTTGTTTAAGGCTCATTCATGCTATACTCTCAGAATTTCattcagttttttaaagatttttatttattatgtatacaacattctgcttccatgtatatctgcacaccagtagagggcaccagatctcataatggatggttgtaagccaccatgtggttgctgggaattgaactcaggacctctggaagagcagtcggtgctcttaacctctgagctatctctccagcccaagaatttCACTCATTTTTAAGAACAAATATTCTGTCACCTTTTGATTGTTCCTTCATAATAGACAGGGGTGATTTCTTCCCTTCTGACTCTGTGCACAGTGGTTCCATGAGCATGAGCACATTTATGACTCCCAGATTTCAATCCCCTTAGTTATATATATCTAAAATGGTCTTGGATTATATGGTAGCTTAGTTCACTGTGTTGCTACCACAGAATACCAGAATCTGGGGAATTATAAACAACAAGAAGCTATTTCTTACAGGCTTAGAAGTGAAGATCCAAGCCCTGGGATCTGATGAGGGCTTTCTTTATGAATcctcaagaggcagaggacagAAGGCAAACCTCCACCTCCAGTTTCTTTTTTGGCCATGAAATCAGAAACACACTTTTTCTTTACAGGCTATAGTGAAAGTGCTGAGTTCTAAGTTGCTTTGATGATCTAAACATGGATCAGGACAGTCTTCACAGGTGGATTCTCCAGAGCTACAGGTGAAGCAGAACTGTGGCAGAGGTAAGGGGAGCACTGTGCTTCCCTTGGTGTCCCTATGGCTCCGGGCACCTTGCTTGGTGGCTCAGGAAGGAAACTAGGTCACAGAGCGTTTGCAGGACACTGAGCATGTTGGACCACCTAGTTCCCTCACCTACTCCAGGACGGCTCATCAGCGGGGCCATTCCTTTAACGAATATTTGTCTTCTGGGtctttttattatgaaaagaatGCATGCCTGGAGTGGTTGCTTGTGGTGCACATACAGGCAGTAAAACTGTTGGCCTACAATAACTCTACTTACTTAATATCCAGAGACTGTCAAACTGTTTTCTTTGTAAACATTTGTTTATAGTGTATGTGAGTACGCACACGCCAGTGTGGGAGGGGACAGAGCTGAGAGTGTCTGATCTCTCTGACCCTTTGGGTCTctgaaactcaggttgtcagagtTGGTAGAGGTGCCCACTGGTCCAGCCCATGTCAAACTGTGTTTGTAGTAGCTGTACCACTCACAGCCTTTTGGAGACATCTGAGAATGGCAGTTTCTCCTATTTTGGCATTTATCATTGCCTCTCTTGCTCATTATAGGCCATCCGTTTCACCAGTCTACAGCAGTCATTGTTCCCATCCTTCTCACCTCCAGGCGGTTTTCTCGGCCTCTGAATGTCTGCTGACCTTCATGTCTTCATAgttccccaaacaaaacaacgtTGTCCGTGCTGTAGGTAACATCGGGTGGGAGTTCAGCAAACACCATCTCCCCAGTGTTCCAGAACACACAGCTGCTCTAATACAAACTCCTGTACCCGAGGGAGGCACAGAAGGACATTAAGCATCCCACAAGTTCAAAGACTCAACAAGCGTTTTAGCACCAAGTAAGGTAGGCAGCATTATTAACCCGGGAGTCTGTGCAAGACACATATTCTTCAGTAAGTGCTTCGCTCTGCATAAGGACCCAGATGTCTGTGCTTTGGCAAGTCTGAAtgaaggggggtgggggtgggagggactaGACTGAATGCTGCAGTCTCCAGTACCTGGAAGATAGATAGTCCTGGTTTTCAAAGCCTGGGGAAGACAGTGTGATTCCTCACAGAAGTACTCCCCTGGCAGCTGGCCTCACTCTGCCTTATGTTGCATTTGCTCAGGTAGAGGGATTACATTCACTACCAACTCACCAGGGTCGTGTGCACTCTGAGTTTTCCAGCACAGGGACTCATTTCCTCTGACATCTGTACTGGCTGCATCCTCCTTTGGCAAACTTCATAAACCTCTGCCAGCCCTTAAGGCAATGTGCTACCCAACTGTAAGTAACTCAaagtggaatatatatatatatattcctggaGTAAACTGGCTTTGATCACAGGACTGTGAATGGAGCAAAACACTGAGGGCGGGCTGGGAGAAGCAATGAGGGCCAGGAAGGCAGAGCAGGGGGCaagtttgaatataattgacccccataatctcataggcagtggcactattaggaggtgtgactttgttggagtgggtatggccttgttggaggtgtgtcactgtgggggcgtgttctgaggtttcctatgctcaggatatgGTCCAGTGTCACAagttgacttcctgttacctgtctcagctactactccagcaccacatctgcctgcacgcctccatgcccccctcccccgccacgatgatgataatgggctgaacctcttaaatgtaagtgagccacccaattaaatgttttcacttatgagttgctgtggtcatgctgtctcttcacagcaatagaaccctaagatAGACATCTATACCTGCAACTACTTCTTTCCAAGTGTCATGGTTGGGGTGTCAAGGCCTTTGGAAATCTGTcacttgtttttcatattttcagggGCTCACAGCTAAGGACTTGAGTCTCAGAGACTTGGACTTAGATTTTTGGGCAGTTCTGGAACCTTTGAGAATTTGAGGATTCTTGAATGTCCTTTAACATCTTGTGTGATGAGCTTGAGTCTTTAGGGACTAAGGGCAGAATGTCACGGTTAAGCCTGGAATGTTCCACAGTGATTCATGCAGTGAAGGTTTAGCTGTGGTGCAGCACTAAATCCCAGATGACTGGATCATTAGGGCTATAATCTTATCCGCACAAATGGAGGCGTGGCTGAGCTGGGAGGTTGGAGGAAACTAAGAGGCAGGGCCTACTTGGAGTAAGTAGGTCACTGGAAGCATGTTTTTGAAAAGTGTGTCTTAGTCTGGTGTAGTGATGTatgcacccaggagacagaggtagacagatatctgagttctaggctagtctggtctatactctgagttccaggcttaGCTAAACTATACAGTGAGAGCCCTGCCTCATGGAAGAAATGAGGGAAGAAACGTGTTTTGTCCCTGGCCCCTCACTGTCTGTTTTCCCTCCCTGGCCACTGTAAAATGGTCAGCCTCTTCTGCTACATGGTCTCACCGCCATGGTATTCTGCTGTGTCTCATTCCCAAAATAAAGGAGCCAGCCTCTGGCACCACGAGTGGAAAGAAGTCCTCCTCCTTTAAAGTGCTTTCCTCAGGCCTCTGCCACATGGGAAGCTACTTAGCTCATCTGTTCTCCTTCTTCCTGCATCCACCACACAATCAGATCTTTGTGTGTCCAAGTGTGCAGGCACATGCGTACAGAGGCCACTGGTTGCATTGGTATCTTCCTctagggtctcttgctgaacctggaactAGCTAGCATTACAATCATGTACCACAGCACCGGATTTTATGGggatgctgggatcaaactcaggtcctcatgttttcatGGCAAGCACTATATCCAGAACCATTTTTCTAGCCCAAGATTGTCTTAGTCATGTGCTTGCTTGCATACCTGGCAAGATTAGAGTGCTTGTAACAATTTTAGTCTCCACCGGAGTCTGTAGTTAATTCAAATTTGTGAAAGACTGATAAggagaaaattataaaaacaaactatttttcattttgttaaaaaaGGGAAGGATTAGGGGTAACTTAATGGCAGAGCTTTCCTGTGTAGAGGCCCAAGgctcatccccagcactggaaaaacaaaaaaccccaaaaaaacccaaaaccaaaccacagCAGAAAAGGCCTAAGAGGATGGTGTTCACAAAGTAGGCCTGTGCTTTCTGCCCTGCCCTCTCCACACAACctctcacaaaagaaaatgactcaTGCAAACTGGAGCTACCTTCTGAGAACAAGGTTTAATTCAGGTCCAGAACCATGATTATAACACTATAAAAATCACTACCAATGCCGGCACTGCTTGGGTTTGGTTTTCCTGATTACCACCTAGTGTCTGACTTAGCTGTGGCAATAAATGTGCATTGCTCTGTCATTTACCACAGAGAAGTGCACTGGCTTCGTGTTTCTGGTTGTCTTCAGTAAGTCTATATTGACTGCCGTCACTGAGTTATCTTGAatgctttcttcccctttctgttctttgaaacaaagacatgtttTGGGTTTTATCACTTAAACCTTGTTCTTCCCCTTTTTCCCTTTGGGAGCGCCTGGCCAAGGATAGCCTCGAAGGTACAGGCAGTCGGCAACATTGTGGGCAATGTAGTAGAGGTTCAGCATGGCTGCAGGGCTAAGGATGTCCACTTCCGGCTTCTTTGGCTTCTGCTTCTTCCCAAAAGACTTGACCCggcctttccctttcttccctttaccTGACTTTCAAAGACAAGTACAAACAAGGGGAGAACATTAGTTTCTATCACcttgatgtgatttttttctttccttccttccttccttccttccttcctccctttctttctccctttctttcttttctcttcctttcttctttcttttcctccctccctcccttcttccttccttccttccttccttccttccttccttccttccttccccctctcttttttttttcctcttggagacagggtctgaaCATCtagacctggctagccttgaactcacacagatctgtctgactctgcctcccaagtgctgggatcaaaggcatgtgacaTCAAGCCCTGCCT from Cricetulus griseus strain 17A/GY chromosome 1 unlocalized genomic scaffold, alternate assembly CriGri-PICRH-1.0 chr1_0, whole genome shotgun sequence includes the following:
- the LOC113832820 gene encoding small lysine-rich protein 1-like, which translates into the protein MAAGKGKKGKGRVKSFGKKQKPKKPEVDILSPAAMLNLYYIAHNVADCLYLRGYPWPGAPKGKKGKNKV